A DNA window from Melanotaenia boesemani isolate fMelBoe1 chromosome 6, fMelBoe1.pri, whole genome shotgun sequence contains the following coding sequences:
- the LOC121642264 gene encoding transmembrane protein 200A, with the protein MTAASPTCSPSSSRSSPVCLPACHRHLRRSEALQTKLRLGSAPGVWLLLGAVVVLVGMSVAVAGYVSAAPKLVGGRGTTHVEKMKLAGPVVMGVGLFIFICAATLLYENRDREVLRRDIPDDLEDLKGGSCWDDSQEQPSIGCQDQWEYTDEEQASLATPAHILPLSSQSPLLPRALLQSNRHNISSELSLPPPPDVGGKDKEEVDKKEEEKSSSTLLTRVLHHQEPTPHSSSPCPSISHCSVNSDSSNSSEINFNVRTDSSEIPQH; encoded by the coding sequence ATGACAGCTGCCAGTCCAACCTGCAGCCCCTCTTCCTCCCGCTCCTCACCTGTTTGTCTCCCAGCATGCCACAGGCACTTGAGGAGAAGTGAGGCCCTCCAGACCAAACTGCGCCTGGGCTCTGCCCCAGGCGTGTGGCTCCTGCTGGGTGCAGTGGTGGTGCTGGTGGGGATGAGTGTAGCAGTGGCGGGTTATGTTTCTGCAGCGCCAAAGCTTGTGGGAGGACGCGGCACCACCCATGTTGAGAAGATGAAGCTGGCTGGCCCTGTGGTCATGGGAGTTGgcctctttattttcatttgtgctgccaCACTGCTCTACGAGAACAGGGACCGTGAGGTCCTCAGAAGAGATATACCTGATGACTTGGAGGATCTGAAGGGGGGAAGCTGCTGGGATGATTCGCAGGAGCAGCCAAGCATTGGTTGTCAGGATCAGTGGGAGTATACAGATGAAGAGCAGGCATCCTTGGCCACTCCAGCCCACATACTCCCCCTCTCTAGCCAGAGCCCTCTGCTTCCTCGTGCTCTGCTTCAATCCAACAGGCATAACATCAGCAGCGAACTATCACTGCCTCCTCCTCCAGATGTAGGAGGTAAAGATAAAGAGGAGGTGgacaaaaaggaagaggagaaaagcAGCTCAACCCTGCTGACCAGAGTTCTGCACCACCAGGAGCccactcctcattcctcctcCCCTTGCCCCTCCATTTCCCATTGCTCTGTCAACTCAGATTCCAGCAACTCCAGTGAAATCAACTTCAACGTACGGACAGATTCTTCTGAGATTCCTCAACACTGA